The following coding sequences lie in one Glycine max cultivar Williams 82 chromosome 19, Glycine_max_v4.0, whole genome shotgun sequence genomic window:
- the LOC100306389 gene encoding germin-like protein precursor (The RefSeq protein has 1 substitution compared to this genomic sequence) produces the protein MKVIYFLVAILALASSIVSAYDPSPLQDFCVATNETNGVYVNGKFCKHPNLTIPEDFFRHVEPGSTVNQLGLGLSPVNVAQLPGLNTLGVSMSRIDYAPKGLNPPHTHPRGTEMLMVMEGTLFVGFVSSNQDNNRLFSKVLNKGDVFVFPIGLIHFQYNVGKGNAVAITAFSSQNAGVIGISSAVFLSTPPIPSEILAKGFQVGQNVIDEFR, from the exons atgaaagttaTCTACTTCCTTGTTGCCATCTTGGCTTTGGCATCCTCCATTGTCTCTGCCTATGACCCTAGTCCGCTGCAAGATTTTTGTGTGGCAACCAATGAAACCAACGGTG TATATGTGAATGGAAAATTCTGCAAACATCCCAACCTCACGATTCCTGAAGATTTCTTCAGACATGTGGAACCCGGGAGCACTGCCAACCAATTGGGCTTAGGACTGAGTCCTGTGAATGTTGCACAATTACCTGGACTAAACACGCTTGGCGTGTCTATGTCTCGCATAGATTATGCACCAAAGGGTTTAAACCCTCCACACACTCACCCTCGAGGCACTGAGATGCTTATGGTCATGGAAGGCACTCTTTTTGTTGGATTTGTCTCCTCCAACCAAGACAATAATCGTCTCTTTTCCAAAGTGCTCAACAAGGGTGATGTGTTTGTGTTCCCAATTGGGCTCATTCATTTCCAATACAATGTGGGGAAAGGCAATGCTGTTGCCATCACTGCTTTTAGCAGTCAAAATGCAGGAGTTATCGGTATTTCAAGTGCTGTGTTTCTGTCTACTCCACCTATTCCTTCTGAGATTCTCGCCAAAGGTTTCCAAGTGGGACAGAATGTAATTGATGAGTTTCGTTGA